The Flavobacterium faecale genome has a segment encoding these proteins:
- a CDS encoding nuclear transport factor 2 family protein, with protein sequence MLTHFENLIKKAYPAFNSRDIDTALLTFHANVQWPKAFEGGYVTGHDEIRTYWTRQWTEINPTVEPIGFNQRSNGTFEVTVHQIVNDLEGNLIFDSNVKHIYTLEDDLLRRMDIENDETN encoded by the coding sequence ATGTTAACTCATTTTGAAAATTTAATCAAAAAGGCATATCCAGCTTTTAATTCAAGAGACATTGATACAGCCCTTTTAACATTTCACGCAAACGTTCAATGGCCAAAGGCTTTCGAAGGTGGTTATGTCACAGGACACGATGAAATAAGAACCTACTGGACAAGACAATGGACAGAAATAAATCCAACAGTTGAACCAATAGGATTTAACCAAAGATCAAACGGAACATTTGAAGTAACGGTCCACCAAATTGTAAATGACTTGGAAGGAAATCTAATCTTTGATAGTAATGTAAAACACATCTACACGTTAGAAGACGATTTGCTAAGAAGAATGGATATTGAAAATGATGAAACAAACTAA
- a CDS encoding aminotransferase class I/II-fold pyridoxal phosphate-dependent enzyme, translating into MELVRNHNIDFSKASFKDFENISDMNSFQRAGLFKDFTDYMEVEGRMNYGFVTYDGCGPEIFLSTPFQQVPKKCISLVSNDYLNFTQHPKVKAAAIEGLQKYGTGAGASPLIGGQHEYHIMLENKLSAFFNRSKGSSMVYTTGYTANSATLLSMLKNNDCAIVDMAVHASVYEGLLETNVRRFPHNNLDYLERALSNVQSKYQTKIVIIDGVYSQDGDLAKMDEIYKLTKHYGAFLMVDDAHGIGVLGRSGRGAIEIFDLLNKVDIISGTLSKAFGHIGGFIISKPEVINYLKFQSRQYVFSSNCTPAITGLLVAIDLIDEEPEWRAKLLENVAYFKKGLLDLKLDVGITESPIIPIKIGDAHKTGDAAKLLLKAGVYTNAIVYPGVSRKDARIRTSLMATHTKEHLDKALNGFEYVNQKLGLSKI; encoded by the coding sequence ATGGAATTAGTACGTAATCACAATATAGATTTTAGTAAAGCAAGTTTTAAAGATTTTGAAAACATTTCAGATATGAACTCTTTTCAAAGAGCGGGGCTGTTTAAGGATTTTACCGACTATATGGAAGTTGAAGGGCGTATGAATTATGGTTTTGTAACCTATGACGGTTGTGGGCCAGAAATATTTTTAAGTACACCTTTCCAACAAGTACCTAAAAAATGTATCAGCCTTGTTTCCAATGATTACTTAAACTTCACGCAACATCCTAAAGTTAAAGCTGCGGCTATTGAAGGTTTACAAAAATATGGAACAGGAGCGGGTGCATCGCCTTTGATTGGTGGTCAGCATGAATACCATATCATGTTAGAAAATAAGCTGTCCGCTTTTTTTAATAGATCTAAAGGATCTTCAATGGTTTACACAACAGGCTATACTGCAAATAGTGCCACTTTGCTGTCTATGTTGAAAAATAACGATTGTGCTATTGTGGACATGGCTGTACACGCAAGTGTTTACGAAGGATTGTTGGAAACGAACGTTAGAAGATTCCCTCATAACAACCTTGATTATTTGGAGAGGGCATTATCCAATGTTCAATCAAAATATCAGACAAAAATAGTAATTATTGATGGGGTGTATTCCCAGGATGGGGATCTTGCCAAAATGGATGAAATTTATAAGCTCACAAAACATTACGGTGCTTTTCTTATGGTTGATGATGCACACGGTATTGGTGTTTTAGGCAGAAGTGGTAGAGGCGCGATTGAAATATTTGACCTATTAAATAAAGTTGATATCATATCTGGAACTTTAAGCAAAGCTTTTGGACACATTGGTGGATTTATTATCTCTAAACCAGAAGTAATTAATTACCTTAAATTTCAATCTCGCCAATATGTTTTTTCTTCTAATTGTACGCCAGCAATTACTGGTTTATTAGTGGCAATTGATTTAATTGATGAAGAGCCCGAATGGCGAGCTAAGCTTTTAGAGAATGTAGCATACTTTAAAAAGGGACTTTTGGATTTGAAGTTGGACGTGGGAATTACTGAGTCTCCTATTATTCCAATTAAAATAGGTGATGCACATAAAACAGGTGATGCGGCAAAATTACTACTTAAGGCAGGAGTTTATACCAATGCTATAGTATATCCTGGTGTTTCACGTAAAGATGCTCGAATTCGGACCAGTTTGATGGCAACACATACAAAAGAACACCTAGACAAGGCTTTAAACGGATTCGAATATGTCAATCAAAAGTTGGGTCTTTCGAAAATTTAA
- a CDS encoding TetR/AcrR family transcriptional regulator, with translation MPRKKYQGEINDKERSKQQLLDAVGKVLEDKGYIGLTATNIAKAAGLSRRLITIYFDSVDHLVETYVRNKDYWIVSSGNTQQVIAENSHNTKKIIECLLLNQLDYFYNNLEMQKLILWEISKKTKIMYEVCEERERLASTIFKLTDKELEGKNIDIRAVSALLVAGVYYMVLHAKSTDTLFSEIDINTPEGMERIKNAIILILKNTYKE, from the coding sequence ATGCCCAGAAAGAAATACCAAGGAGAGATAAATGATAAGGAACGGTCTAAACAACAACTTTTGGATGCAGTTGGAAAAGTCCTTGAAGATAAGGGGTATATTGGCTTGACAGCTACTAACATCGCAAAAGCTGCTGGCTTAAGTCGTCGCCTTATCACTATATATTTTGATTCGGTTGATCACTTGGTAGAAACTTATGTGAGAAACAAGGACTATTGGATAGTTTCATCTGGAAATACACAGCAAGTGATTGCAGAAAACAGTCATAATACAAAAAAAATTATTGAATGTTTGTTACTAAATCAGCTGGATTATTTTTACAACAATTTAGAAATGCAAAAACTCATTTTATGGGAAATAAGTAAAAAGACGAAGATAATGTATGAGGTTTGTGAGGAAAGAGAACGTCTTGCGTCCACTATTTTTAAACTTACTGATAAAGAATTAGAAGGTAAAAATATTGATATAAGAGCAGTATCAGCATTATTAGTTGCTGGTGTATATTACATGGTATTACATGCAAAATCGACAGATACACTTTTTTCTGAAATAGATATAAATACACCAGAAGGCATGGAGAGGATTAAAAACGCCATCATTTTAATATTGAAAAATACATATAAGGAATAG
- a CDS encoding tyrosine-type recombinase/integrase, translating into MLYRFERTISVLGRSQSTFSNYSRHVASMALHFGKIPTELDPEQVQEYMFMLQKRSKTPSQTYFKHCVYGLRFLLKSEGLPYEYLHLPSIKHEKKLPTVLSKEEVWQMLKSCQLLKHKVLIGLLYGCGLRCMEVRSVRLQDLDYDRQQLKVVQGKGKKDRYVPLSEHLIRVLKVYIQAEKPKTYLFNGQPVERAGRDFDSRYSQRGVQWAVKQASKAAGITKDVCVHTLRHTFATHLLEDGLDIVSLKNLLGHEQIQTTMEYLHIAQLDTQKAFSPLDTLFEKCGTK; encoded by the coding sequence TTGTTATATCGATTTGAGAGAACAATCTCAGTTTTAGGACGTAGTCAAAGCACTTTTTCTAATTACTCCCGCCATGTTGCTTCTATGGCATTACATTTTGGCAAGATTCCAACTGAATTGGATCCGGAGCAAGTACAAGAGTACATGTTTATGTTACAAAAACGATCAAAAACACCTTCGCAAACTTACTTCAAGCATTGTGTTTATGGTCTAAGATTTCTACTCAAGTCCGAAGGATTGCCTTATGAGTATTTGCATTTACCTTCGATTAAGCACGAGAAAAAACTCCCTACTGTTCTTAGTAAAGAAGAAGTTTGGCAGATGCTCAAAAGTTGTCAATTACTCAAACACAAAGTCCTTATCGGACTTTTGTACGGCTGTGGACTTCGTTGCATGGAAGTGCGATCGGTACGCCTACAAGACCTTGATTATGATCGTCAGCAACTTAAAGTTGTTCAGGGAAAAGGTAAAAAAGACCGCTATGTTCCGCTATCGGAGCATCTTATCCGGGTGCTAAAAGTGTACATCCAAGCCGAAAAGCCCAAAACCTACCTCTTCAACGGGCAACCTGTAGAGCGTGCGGGTAGAGATTTTGACTCTCGTTATTCGCAACGAGGTGTGCAATGGGCAGTAAAACAAGCCAGTAAAGCCGCCGGAATCACCAAAGATGTTTGTGTACACACGCTCCGACACACTTTTGCAACGCACTTACTCGAGGATGGACTTGATATTGTGAGCTTAAAAAACCTTTTGGGACACGAACAAATTCAGACCACCATGGAGTATTTGCACATCGCCCAACTCGACACCCAAAAAGCCTTTAGTCCACTCGATACTTTGTTTGAAAAGTGCGGCACGAAGTAG